A single region of the Phaenicophaeus curvirostris isolate KB17595 chromosome 4, BPBGC_Pcur_1.0, whole genome shotgun sequence genome encodes:
- the SMIM20 gene encoding small integral membrane protein 20, protein MARLSRTLGIFGGFVAVVGAAFYPIYFRPLLQPEQYKKEQSINRAGIVQEDIQPAGLKVWSDPFGRK, encoded by the exons ATGGCGCGGCTGTCCCGCACGCTCGGCATCTTCGGCGGCTTCGTGGCCGTGGTAGGGGCGGCGTTTTACCCCATTTATTTCCGGCCGCTGCTGCAGCCGGAGCAATACA aGAAAGAACAGTCAATAAACCGAGCTGGTATTGTTCAAGAGGATATTCAGCCTGCAG GGTTAAAAGTGTGGTCTGATCCATTTGGAAGGAAGTAA